The proteins below are encoded in one region of Sphingobium yanoikuyae:
- the bcsD gene encoding cellulose biosynthesis protein BcsD codes for MIREAVEYQPAETDQWTMDGLSLLTAMIGSEVFGTATRGQADAFFGAVGRRIASLLQVADISDGDALMARINRLWRTLGWGEAQLRMTDDAIMIQHIGLPETLQGDVDGRWADMAPSLLRGAYDAWFRALGGGADLHTSVLQWRDGIMEIRHGR; via the coding sequence ATGATCCGGGAAGCCGTGGAATATCAGCCCGCCGAAACCGATCAGTGGACGATGGACGGGCTGTCGCTGCTGACCGCGATGATTGGCAGCGAGGTGTTCGGCACCGCGACCCGTGGCCAGGCTGACGCCTTTTTCGGCGCAGTCGGTCGGCGCATCGCGTCGCTGCTTCAGGTCGCCGACATTTCGGACGGAGACGCGCTGATGGCGCGGATCAACCGGCTGTGGCGGACGTTGGGCTGGGGTGAGGCGCAATTGCGGATGACGGACGATGCAATCATGATCCAGCATATCGGCTTGCCCGAAACGCTCCAGGGCGATGTCGATGGCCGCTGGGCGGACATGGCGCCGTCGCTGCTGCGTGGCGCCTATGACGCCTGGTTCCGGGCGCTGGGCGGCGGCGCGGACCTGCATACATCCGTGCTCCAATGGCGCGACGGCATCATGGAAATACGCCATGGGCGTTGA
- a CDS encoding cellulose synthase subunit BcsC-related outer membrane protein — protein MSPTLRLRITCAALALACMAPMPTLADVPGVAPLIQQGRYWQSKGRQDLANQAYRRALALDPNNAEARKGLAGPPPKAQPAPKPTPAPAPARRAEATPRPTPTPAAAPSAANRTQTARPSGNAGGGASRASGFKALDANDLDGAERAFERAVAANRNDADALGGLGLVRLRQGRFGEARDLLDQASQRGSAGQWAQALASARFFGGLANARAALTQGRLGEAQADAEALVRSGYPQRGPALELLADIYERQGRYADAADLYRQANEGAKQSDGRLASRAARDRARAAAARGDDVTAEQEFHSGLLLDQQDPWIRYEFARYLIQRQRLPEAESLINSLGSSSDPDWLYAAALLNADRGRASAADTLMARIPEMQRTEQMRNFAVGLKVDGAIERAKAMAAQGRQADALMALRQLAATPGIDPTKQAAVADAMFELGDREGAAQLAQQALTAGTITDPAGYEPIVRVLAKTGRDAFATSAVQRAAQLAGNTPDGQRVVARMNGIMAASQADRLRLAGQNAQAFDLLQGAWNAAPGNQEVLAALARLYQSGGMPAQAAQTYQLVLVQSPNDKGALMGLIETAGAAGDKDLARATIERALQQSPNDYQIYMAAARMEQARGDEGAALRYLKRAKEVYAAQSGAGNVTASNPFAATMQGNNPFRNQSAAAAPAAVNPFALGSGARLAGQAPSPAGMAFAPMPQAGEAGGFPPAVVAQSAPMPGGYPAVGVPASAPGGSMMTSGDPVMDRIQTEIRTLTRDSGPRAELRTGYRERSGEAGLSELKELTGSAEVSTSLGNGRIKARAEAVVLDAGRPSRSGLARFGRNATPEAQGIVDQEESALVDADTQHASGVALSAAYETPLLKLEAGVTPLGFEDSDVTWHAAISPRFSPYATARAWFERKPVTDSVLSYAGTRDPVTGAMWGQVMRTGGGASFSYDQDGAGVYGDLSYYKYAGHDVRKNHGFQANVGGYLPFYRGDRSSITGGVNVNYQDFDNNQNYFTYGFGGYFSPQSFFSISLPVRYAYASDLLEVKAGVAPGYQSYSQDQVNVYPTDPAAQAVLDGLKAQNSDVRSYYDSLSKTGFALSTDGSIYYRVSPSTRVGGEMSINTFGSYDEFKSLIGIKQSLGGN, from the coding sequence ATGAGCCCCACCCTCCGTCTGCGTATCACCTGCGCCGCCCTGGCGCTGGCCTGCATGGCGCCGATGCCCACGCTGGCCGATGTGCCGGGCGTTGCGCCGCTGATCCAGCAGGGCCGCTATTGGCAGTCCAAGGGGCGACAGGATCTGGCAAACCAGGCCTATCGCCGGGCGCTGGCGCTCGATCCCAATAATGCCGAAGCGCGCAAGGGGCTGGCCGGCCCGCCGCCCAAGGCACAGCCGGCACCCAAACCCACGCCCGCGCCAGCGCCGGCACGGCGCGCCGAAGCGACGCCACGGCCCACGCCCACGCCGGCTGCGGCTCCCTCGGCGGCAAATCGGACGCAGACGGCGCGCCCGAGCGGCAATGCTGGCGGCGGCGCGTCGCGCGCGAGCGGTTTCAAGGCTCTCGACGCCAATGATCTGGATGGCGCGGAGCGCGCGTTCGAGCGCGCCGTGGCGGCCAATCGCAATGATGCCGACGCGCTGGGCGGCCTTGGACTGGTGCGCCTGCGCCAGGGGCGCTTTGGCGAAGCGCGTGACCTGCTCGATCAGGCGTCGCAGCGCGGTTCTGCCGGGCAATGGGCGCAGGCGCTGGCCTCCGCCCGCTTCTTTGGCGGGCTGGCCAATGCGCGTGCGGCGCTGACGCAGGGCCGGCTTGGCGAAGCGCAGGCCGATGCCGAGGCGCTGGTCCGTTCCGGCTATCCGCAGCGTGGCCCGGCGCTCGAATTGCTGGCCGATATCTATGAGCGGCAGGGGCGCTATGCCGATGCGGCAGACCTCTACCGGCAGGCAAATGAAGGAGCCAAGCAGTCCGATGGTCGGCTGGCGAGCCGGGCCGCGCGCGATCGCGCCCGTGCCGCGGCCGCGCGCGGCGATGATGTCACCGCCGAACAGGAATTCCATTCCGGCCTGCTGCTGGACCAGCAGGATCCGTGGATCCGTTATGAATTTGCCCGCTATCTGATCCAGCGCCAGCGCCTGCCTGAAGCGGAATCGCTGATCAACTCACTGGGATCGTCGAGCGACCCGGACTGGCTCTATGCGGCAGCGCTGCTGAACGCCGATCGCGGCCGGGCGTCGGCCGCCGATACGCTGATGGCGCGCATTCCCGAAATGCAGCGCACCGAACAGATGCGCAATTTCGCCGTCGGCCTGAAGGTGGACGGTGCGATCGAGCGGGCCAAGGCGATGGCCGCGCAGGGCCGGCAGGCCGATGCGCTGATGGCGCTGCGCCAACTGGCCGCGACCCCCGGCATCGACCCGACCAAGCAGGCTGCGGTGGCCGATGCGATGTTCGAACTGGGTGACCGGGAAGGAGCGGCGCAACTGGCGCAGCAGGCGCTGACCGCCGGCACCATCACCGACCCGGCCGGCTACGAGCCGATCGTGCGCGTGCTGGCCAAGACCGGGCGCGATGCCTTTGCCACCAGCGCCGTGCAGCGCGCCGCGCAACTGGCGGGCAATACGCCCGACGGCCAGCGTGTCGTCGCGCGGATGAACGGCATCATGGCGGCGTCGCAGGCGGATCGGCTGCGGCTCGCAGGCCAGAACGCCCAGGCCTTCGACCTGCTGCAGGGCGCGTGGAACGCTGCGCCGGGCAATCAGGAAGTGCTGGCCGCGCTGGCACGGCTCTATCAGTCCGGTGGCATGCCGGCCCAGGCGGCCCAGACCTATCAACTGGTCCTGGTCCAGTCGCCCAATGACAAGGGTGCGCTGATGGGCCTGATCGAGACGGCGGGCGCAGCGGGCGACAAGGATCTGGCACGCGCCACGATCGAGCGCGCCTTGCAGCAGTCGCCCAATGATTATCAGATCTACATGGCGGCGGCGCGGATGGAGCAGGCGCGGGGCGACGAGGGCGCCGCATTGCGCTATCTGAAGCGGGCGAAGGAAGTCTATGCCGCGCAGAGCGGCGCAGGCAATGTCACTGCCAGCAATCCCTTTGCCGCGACGATGCAGGGCAACAACCCGTTCCGCAACCAGTCGGCTGCGGCCGCCCCGGCGGCGGTCAATCCGTTCGCGCTGGGATCGGGCGCGCGGCTGGCCGGACAGGCGCCGTCACCGGCAGGCATGGCGTTCGCGCCGATGCCGCAGGCTGGCGAAGCCGGTGGCTTCCCGCCCGCTGTCGTGGCCCAATCTGCGCCGATGCCGGGCGGCTATCCGGCCGTTGGCGTGCCGGCGTCTGCGCCGGGCGGATCGATGATGACAAGCGGCGATCCGGTGATGGATCGTATCCAGACCGAGATCCGAACCCTGACCCGCGACAGCGGCCCGCGCGCCGAACTGCGCACCGGCTATCGCGAGCGATCGGGTGAAGCGGGGCTGAGTGAACTCAAGGAACTGACCGGATCGGCCGAAGTCTCCACCAGCCTTGGCAACGGCCGGATCAAGGCGAGGGCGGAAGCCGTGGTTCTGGATGCCGGTCGTCCCAGCCGGTCGGGGCTTGCCCGCTTCGGCCGCAATGCGACGCCCGAGGCGCAGGGGATCGTCGATCAGGAGGAGTCCGCACTGGTGGACGCCGATACCCAGCATGCGTCCGGCGTGGCGCTGTCGGCCGCTTATGAGACGCCGCTGCTGAAGCTGGAGGCTGGCGTCACGCCGCTCGGTTTCGAGGATAGCGACGTGACCTGGCATGCGGCGATCAGCCCGCGCTTCTCGCCCTATGCGACGGCCCGCGCCTGGTTCGAACGCAAGCCGGTGACCGACAGTGTCCTGTCCTATGCTGGCACACGCGATCCCGTGACCGGGGCGATGTGGGGCCAGGTGATGCGGACCGGCGGCGGCGCATCCTTCTCCTATGATCAGGATGGGGCGGGGGTCTATGGCGACCTGTCCTATTATAAATATGCCGGGCATGACGTCCGCAAGAACCATGGTTTCCAGGCCAATGTCGGTGGCTATCTGCCCTTCTATCGCGGCGATCGGTCGTCGATCACTGGCGGCGTCAATGTGAACTATCAGGATTTCGACAATAATCAGAACTACTTCACCTACGGCTTTGGCGGCTATTTCAGCCCGCAGAGCTTCTTTAGCATAAGCCTGCCGGTGCGTTATGCCTATGCGTCGGACCTGCTGGAGGTGAAGGCGGGCGTGGCGCCTGGCTATCAGAGCTACAGCCAGGATCAGGTCAATGTCTATCCGACCGATCCGGCGGCACAGGCGGTGCTGGATGGCCTCAAGGCCCAGAACAGCGACGTGCGCTCTTATTATGACAGCCTGAGCAAGACCGGCTTTGCCCTTTCGACGGACGGCTCGATCTATTATCGTGTCAGTCCCAGCACGCGGGTCGGCGGTGAGATGAGCATCAACACCTTCGGCAGCTATGACGAGTTCAAGTCGCTGATTGGGATCAAACAGTCTCTGGGAGGCAATTGA
- a CDS encoding glycosyl hydrolase family 8, producing MGVDRRALLMGMGLVFTAACAKARQPRGSSVTNGDWARFKAAFLDPSGRIVDNGNGGVSHSEGQGYGLGLALWNDDREAFDAILRWTDSNLVRPDMALYAWRYDPRQPNPVADTNNATDGDLFIAWALAEAAKSWGEGRYATRSAEIRAAIRQHLVLERHGRKLLLPGLQGFVTPEAVTLNPSYFVWPALDAFRRLDGEAAWGRIISDSEALMAAAQFGPLKLPTDWVDVTGHDMVVPAVGKPARFGFDAIRVPLYAQAGRRAALLKPIRDYWQGYVTRQQPIPAWVDVQSGEVAPYALSAGGMAIAGKIMGLPQPAGLSTDYYAASLQMLAGKLA from the coding sequence ATGGGCGTTGACCGGCGTGCGTTGCTGATGGGGATGGGACTGGTTTTCACGGCAGCCTGTGCCAAGGCGCGTCAGCCGCGGGGCAGCAGCGTGACCAATGGCGACTGGGCCCGGTTCAAGGCCGCCTTTCTCGATCCGTCGGGCCGCATCGTCGACAATGGCAATGGCGGTGTCAGCCATAGCGAGGGGCAGGGCTATGGCCTGGGCCTGGCATTGTGGAACGATGACCGGGAAGCGTTCGACGCTATCCTGCGCTGGACCGATAGCAATCTGGTCCGGCCCGACATGGCGCTTTACGCCTGGCGCTATGACCCGCGGCAGCCCAATCCGGTGGCGGACACCAATAATGCGACCGATGGCGACCTGTTCATCGCCTGGGCACTGGCCGAAGCCGCGAAAAGCTGGGGCGAGGGGCGTTATGCCACCCGCTCGGCCGAGATCCGCGCTGCGATCCGCCAGCATCTGGTGCTGGAACGCCATGGGCGCAAATTGCTGCTGCCCGGCCTGCAGGGCTTCGTCACGCCGGAGGCGGTGACGCTCAACCCTTCCTATTTCGTCTGGCCTGCGCTCGACGCCTTCCGCCGCCTGGATGGGGAGGCGGCCTGGGGGCGGATCATCAGCGACAGCGAAGCGCTGATGGCGGCGGCGCAATTCGGTCCGCTCAAGCTGCCGACCGACTGGGTCGATGTGACGGGGCATGACATGGTGGTGCCGGCCGTGGGCAAGCCCGCCCGTTTCGGCTTCGACGCGATCCGCGTGCCGCTCTACGCCCAGGCCGGGCGCCGGGCTGCGCTGCTGAAGCCGATCCGGGATTATTGGCAGGGCTATGTGACCCGGCAACAGCCGATCCCGGCCTGGGTCGATGTCCAGTCCGGGGAGGTCGCGCCCTATGCCCTGTCGGCGGGTGGCATGGCGATTGCCGGCAAGATCATGGGCCTGCCGCAACCGGCAGGCCTGTCGACCGACTATTATGCGGCCTCGCTGCAGATGCTGGCCGGCAAGCTCGCCTGA
- the bcsA gene encoding UDP-forming cellulose synthase catalytic subunit yields MKGRQAILSNGLLVLAGLFALLAITVPLDLEAQWIFAGITIVGATILGRMRSRRALLVLAILSMIVSTRYMFWRTTETLEFGTLAEFLLGSGLYLAEVYAWLILVLGFLQTGWPLDREVVEIEGEPDQWPSVDVYVPTYNESLEIVRNTVFAAMDMDYPADRFRVFILDDGRRPEFQAFARQAGCGYLTRGDNLHAKAGNLNAAMKKTNGELIAIFDCDHVPTRAFLQMTVGWFQQDPKLALMQTPHHFYSPDPAQRNLGTVRDLPGEGDLFYGAVQSGNDLWNATFFCGSCAVIRRDALAQTNGFAGETVTEDAHTALKLQRMGWNTAYIGARLSAGLATERLVLHIGQRIRWARGMTQILRIDNPLFGRGLNWQQRLCYLNAMLHFQFPLPRIVFLTSPLAYLIFGQNIIHASASLIFAYALPHLVCSMTSSANTQGGDRRPFWGEIYETILAFHLARPTVMTFFQPRKGKFNVTDKGSLLDRTYFDLSTVRPHLICIGLIIFGIGLAIVKRVFFPHLFNIQTDTLVLNVVWAVFSLIILIAAVSVARETRQAREYIRIVTELPVTLYMADGYVIDATTIDISMGGAAIAVPPDFPLRDRRVAYMSLPMGDEKLTIPVEMVRFDRGEVNLRFQELDMISSRHLVRAVMGRADAWQPAAPRKPVSALHSLWDIIVVDYMTLKRLFRLNRTERRKQKKAVRLAAAAKAAKQAAAALLGLAAIGTLLLAGSGHAFAQAAQAPAATLAPATAAGVQKQRLSFRDLQVKMPIRLAGTRGEIGIPFGMRRNEVVTDSSLTLNFAWSPAMLGDLSQLVVLLNGEVVRTIRLTPAESGGQNITIPVNPALFLPGDNQLNLRLVGHYARDCEDPFHSSLWANISNVRSWFDLSVQTLPMAPDLGRLPGPFFDRHDNLPLRLPFVFAGTPRAGELEAAASLASWLGAQASYRGFSFKPVYNQIPTGNAILFATPDRPIAGLNLSITGPSATVIRNPRDTFGELLVVMGRNASELKLAAAAIASGRGVLSGARMNFDGVRIPTYARYAAPRWLRTDRPVQLGEIMDANALQGMGLPPGPLSARFRVAPDLFFWPRQGGRLDLRYRYPAAKWLDRRASRLDVSINNQYLRTLPLAGAGWWDSLFGAQGASSNDSSASIVLPRYNLFGQNELIFDYNLIIADKKKCEGTLPENVRVSVRPSSSIDLSRAYHALHMPDLATFAGAGYPFTIRPDLSETTVLMGGQPSAGAVEAFLVLMGRMGDSTGAPVTGVVVANAVDGERLQGRDIIVIGGSSVAGSDQLFAGAPVRYENGRLQVTEMSPIQRIFAFFSPFDRSGDGEADAFVTSSSGFAGIVGFESPFEGGRSVVALLADDPRALPDLVGGMADAKINAQIQGDLAVTSGDGMSSFAVGPGYWVGYLPFWMKAAFWLSQRPLLMAACGLLAALILAGPLYLYLSRQQRRRLSKEDEA; encoded by the coding sequence TCCTGTCGATGATCGTATCGACCCGCTACATGTTCTGGCGCACCACCGAGACGCTGGAGTTTGGCACCCTGGCAGAGTTTCTGCTGGGGTCGGGCCTGTATCTGGCCGAAGTCTATGCCTGGCTGATCCTGGTGCTGGGCTTCCTGCAGACTGGCTGGCCGCTCGATCGTGAAGTGGTCGAGATCGAGGGCGAACCCGATCAATGGCCCAGCGTCGACGTCTATGTCCCGACCTATAATGAAAGCCTGGAGATCGTCCGCAACACCGTGTTCGCGGCGATGGACATGGACTATCCGGCCGATCGCTTCCGCGTCTTCATCCTGGATGACGGGCGCCGGCCGGAGTTTCAGGCGTTCGCGCGCCAAGCCGGCTGCGGCTATCTGACCCGCGGCGACAATCTTCATGCCAAGGCCGGCAACCTCAATGCGGCGATGAAGAAGACCAATGGCGAACTGATCGCCATCTTCGATTGCGACCATGTGCCGACCCGCGCCTTCCTGCAGATGACCGTCGGCTGGTTCCAGCAGGATCCCAAGCTGGCGCTGATGCAGACGCCGCACCATTTCTATTCGCCCGATCCGGCCCAGCGCAACCTGGGCACGGTGCGCGACCTGCCGGGTGAGGGCGACCTGTTCTACGGTGCGGTCCAGTCCGGCAACGACCTGTGGAACGCGACCTTCTTCTGCGGTTCCTGCGCCGTCATTCGCCGCGATGCGCTGGCCCAGACCAACGGCTTTGCCGGCGAGACGGTGACCGAGGACGCCCATACCGCGTTGAAGTTGCAGCGCATGGGCTGGAATACCGCCTATATCGGCGCGCGCCTGTCCGCGGGTCTCGCGACCGAGCGGCTGGTGCTGCATATCGGCCAGCGCATCCGCTGGGCGCGCGGCATGACGCAGATCCTGCGGATCGACAATCCGCTGTTCGGGCGCGGCCTCAATTGGCAGCAGCGGCTTTGCTACCTGAATGCGATGCTGCATTTCCAGTTTCCGCTGCCGCGCATCGTCTTCCTGACCAGCCCGCTTGCCTATCTGATCTTCGGCCAGAACATCATCCATGCCTCGGCCTCGCTGATCTTCGCCTATGCGCTGCCGCATCTGGTCTGTTCGATGACGTCGTCGGCGAATACGCAGGGCGGGGATCGCCGGCCGTTCTGGGGCGAAATCTACGAGACGATCCTGGCCTTTCACCTAGCGCGCCCGACGGTCATGACCTTCTTCCAGCCGCGCAAGGGCAAGTTCAACGTGACGGACAAGGGCAGCCTGCTCGACCGAACCTATTTCGACCTGTCGACGGTGCGCCCGCACCTGATCTGCATCGGCCTCATCATCTTCGGCATCGGGCTGGCGATCGTGAAGCGGGTCTTCTTCCCGCATCTGTTCAACATCCAGACCGATACGCTGGTGCTGAACGTCGTCTGGGCCGTGTTCAGCCTGATCATCCTGATCGCCGCCGTTTCGGTCGCGCGCGAGACGCGGCAGGCGCGCGAATATATCCGCATCGTCACCGAATTGCCGGTCACCCTCTACATGGCCGATGGCTATGTTATCGACGCGACGACGATCGACATTTCGATGGGCGGTGCCGCGATCGCCGTGCCGCCCGACTTCCCGCTGCGCGACCGGCGTGTCGCCTATATGTCGCTGCCGATGGGTGACGAGAAGCTGACGATCCCGGTCGAAATGGTCCGGTTCGATCGGGGCGAGGTCAATCTGCGCTTCCAGGAACTGGACATGATCTCTTCGCGTCACCTTGTCCGCGCGGTGATGGGCCGTGCCGATGCCTGGCAGCCCGCTGCCCCCCGCAAGCCGGTTTCGGCCCTGCACTCTCTCTGGGATATCATCGTGGTCGACTATATGACCCTCAAGCGCCTGTTCCGCCTCAACCGCACGGAGCGCCGCAAGCAGAAGAAGGCCGTTCGCCTGGCCGCCGCGGCGAAAGCCGCCAAGCAGGCTGCGGCCGCATTGCTCGGCCTGGCCGCGATCGGGACGCTGCTGCTCGCAGGCAGCGGTCACGCCTTCGCGCAGGCGGCGCAGGCACCTGCCGCGACGCTGGCACCCGCCACCGCAGCGGGCGTGCAGAAGCAGCGGCTCAGCTTCCGCGACCTGCAGGTCAAGATGCCGATCCGCCTGGCCGGCACACGCGGCGAAATCGGCATTCCCTTCGGCATGCGCCGCAACGAGGTGGTGACCGACAGCAGCCTGACGCTGAATTTCGCCTGGTCGCCGGCGATGCTCGGCGATCTCAGCCAGCTGGTCGTGCTGCTGAACGGCGAGGTGGTCCGCACCATTCGCCTGACCCCGGCGGAATCCGGTGGTCAGAACATCACCATTCCGGTCAATCCGGCGCTGTTCCTGCCGGGCGACAACCAGCTCAACCTGCGTTTGGTCGGCCATTATGCGCGCGATTGCGAGGATCCGTTCCACAGTTCGCTCTGGGCCAATATCAGCAATGTCCGGTCCTGGTTCGACCTCAGCGTCCAGACGCTCCCGATGGCGCCGGACCTGGGCCGTCTGCCCGGTCCCTTCTTTGACCGGCACGACAATCTGCCGTTGCGCCTGCCCTTCGTCTTCGCCGGCACGCCGCGCGCGGGCGAGCTGGAGGCGGCCGCCAGCCTCGCCTCCTGGCTGGGCGCCCAGGCCAGCTATCGCGGCTTCTCCTTCAAGCCGGTCTACAACCAGATCCCGACCGGCAATGCGATCCTGTTCGCGACGCCGGACCGGCCGATCGCCGGCCTCAACCTTTCGATCACCGGACCTAGCGCCACGGTCATCCGCAATCCGCGCGACACGTTCGGCGAATTGCTGGTGGTGATGGGCCGCAACGCCAGCGAGTTGAAGCTGGCCGCTGCGGCGATCGCCAGCGGCCGCGGCGTGCTGAGCGGCGCGCGGATGAATTTCGATGGGGTTCGCATCCCGACCTATGCGCGCTATGCCGCGCCGCGCTGGCTGCGCACCGACCGCCCGGTCCAGCTGGGCGAGATCATGGATGCCAATGCGCTGCAGGGCATGGGCCTACCGCCTGGCCCGTTGTCGGCGCGCTTCCGGGTCGCGCCCGACCTCTTCTTCTGGCCGCGCCAGGGTGGTCGCCTGGACCTGCGCTACCGCTATCCGGCGGCCAAATGGCTCGATCGTCGTGCCTCGCGCCTCGACGTCTCGATCAACAACCAGTATCTGCGCACGCTGCCGCTCGCTGGGGCTGGCTGGTGGGACAGCCTGTTCGGGGCGCAAGGCGCATCGTCCAACGATTCCAGCGCCTCGATCGTGCTGCCGCGCTACAATCTGTTCGGCCAGAACGAGCTGATCTTCGACTATAATCTGATCATTGCCGACAAGAAGAAATGCGAAGGGACGCTGCCCGAGAATGTCCGGGTCAGCGTGCGTCCGAGCAGCAGCATTGACCTCAGCCGCGCCTATCACGCGCTGCACATGCCCGATCTCGCCACCTTTGCGGGCGCCGGCTATCCCTTCACCATTCGTCCCGACCTGTCGGAAACCACGGTTCTGATGGGCGGCCAGCCTTCGGCCGGCGCGGTCGAGGCCTTCCTGGTGCTGATGGGCCGCATGGGCGATTCCACCGGCGCGCCAGTGACCGGTGTCGTCGTCGCCAACGCGGTCGATGGCGAGCGACTGCAGGGCAGGGACATCATCGTCATCGGTGGCAGCAGCGTGGCGGGTTCCGACCAGCTCTTCGCTGGCGCACCGGTCCGTTATGAAAATGGCCGGCTGCAGGTGACGGAGATGAGCCCGATCCAGCGCATCTTCGCCTTCTTCTCGCCGTTCGATCGATCGGGGGATGGCGAAGCGGACGCGTTCGTCACCTCGTCCAGCGGTTTTGCCGGCATTGTCGGCTTCGAATCCCCGTTCGAGGGTGGTCGCAGCGTCGTGGCCCTGCTGGCGGACGATCCGCGCGCACTGCCCGATCTGGTCGGCGGCATGGCCGATGCCAAGATCAACGCCCAGATCCAGGGCGACCTGGCCGTCACCAGCGGCGACGGGATGAGCAGTTTCGCCGTTGGGCCCGGCTATTGGGTCGGCTATCTGCCCTTCTGGATGAAGGCCGCCTTCTGGCTGAGCCAGCGCCCTCTGCTGATGGCCGCCTGCGGCCTGCTCGCGGCGCTCATCCTCGCCGGGCCGCTCTATCTCTATCTCAGCCGGCAGCAGCGCCGTCGCCTGAGCAAGGAGGATGAGGCATGA
- the hutU gene encoding urocanate hydratase: MTRIDNSRIIKPATGTDLSAKSWLTEAPLRMLMNNLHPDVAERPEELVVYGGIGRAARDWESYDRIVETLKRLDDDQTLLVQSGKPVGVFRTHRDAPRVLIANSNLVPHWANWEHFNELDKRGLAMYGQMTAGSWIYIGTQGIVQGTYETFVEMGRQHHGGNLSGKWLLTAGLGGMGGAQPLAAVMAGASCLAIECQPSRIEMRLRTGYLDVAASTIEEAMAIIEQSCADKKPVSVGLLGNAAEILPEMFARGIRPDLLTDQTSAHDPVNGYLPAGWTVAEWIERREREPEAVAKAAKASMAVHVRAMLDFQAAGVPTTDYGNNIRQMAKDEGVENAFDFPGFVPAYIRPLFCRGIGPFRWAALSGDPEDIYKTDAKVKELLPDNAHLHNWLDMAREKIHFQGLPARICWVGLGDRHRLGLAFNEMVAKGELKAPVVIGRDHLDSGSVASPNRETEAMMDGSDAVSDWPLLNALLNTASGATWVSLHHGGGVGMGYSQHSGMVIVADGTAEAAARLERVLWNDPATGVMRHADAGYEIARDCARDKGLDLPGILG; the protein is encoded by the coding sequence ATGACCCGCATCGACAATAGCCGCATCATCAAGCCCGCCACCGGGACCGATCTCAGCGCGAAGAGCTGGCTCACCGAAGCGCCGCTGCGCATGCTGATGAACAATCTCCATCCCGACGTCGCCGAGCGGCCCGAGGAGCTGGTCGTCTATGGCGGGATCGGCCGCGCCGCACGCGACTGGGAAAGCTATGACCGGATCGTCGAGACGCTGAAGCGGCTGGACGACGACCAGACTTTGCTGGTCCAGTCGGGCAAGCCGGTCGGCGTGTTCCGCACCCATCGCGATGCGCCGCGCGTGCTGATCGCCAACTCCAATCTGGTGCCGCACTGGGCCAATTGGGAGCATTTCAACGAGCTCGATAAGCGGGGCCTCGCCATGTATGGCCAGATGACCGCGGGTAGCTGGATCTATATCGGCACCCAGGGCATCGTGCAGGGCACCTATGAGACTTTCGTCGAGATGGGACGCCAACATCATGGCGGCAACCTCAGCGGCAAATGGCTGCTGACGGCGGGCCTGGGCGGCATGGGCGGCGCGCAGCCGCTCGCCGCCGTCATGGCCGGCGCCTCCTGCCTCGCGATCGAATGCCAGCCGAGCCGTATCGAGATGCGCCTGCGCACCGGTTATCTGGATGTCGCGGCCTCGACGATCGAGGAAGCCATGGCGATCATCGAGCAAAGCTGCGCCGACAAGAAGCCCGTCTCGGTCGGCCTGCTCGGCAACGCTGCCGAAATCCTGCCCGAGATGTTCGCGCGCGGCATCCGCCCCGATCTGCTCACCGACCAGACCAGTGCCCATGATCCGGTCAACGGCTATCTGCCCGCCGGCTGGACCGTCGCCGAATGGATCGAGCGGCGCGAGCGCGAGCCCGAAGCGGTGGCCAAGGCCGCCAAGGCCAGCATGGCGGTCCATGTCCGCGCCATGCTGGATTTCCAGGCGGCGGGCGTGCCCACGACCGACTATGGCAATAATATCCGCCAGATGGCGAAGGACGAAGGCGTGGAGAATGCCTTCGACTTCCCCGGCTTCGTCCCCGCTTACATCCGCCCGCTATTCTGCCGCGGCATCGGCCCGTTCCGCTGGGCCGCGCTGTCGGGCGATCCGGAGGATATCTACAAGACCGACGCCAAGGTGAAGGAATTGCTGCCCGACAATGCCCATCTCCACAACTGGCTCGACATGGCGCGGGAGAAGATCCACTTCCAGGGCCTGCCCGCCCGCATCTGCTGGGTGGGCCTGGGCGATCGCCATCGCCTTGGCCTCGCCTTCAACGAGATGGTGGCAAAGGGCGAACTCAAGGCCCCGGTCGTCATCGGCCGCGACCATCTCGACAGCGGCTCGGTCGCCTCCCCCAATCGCGAGACCGAGGCGATGATGGACGGGTCGGACGCGGTCAGCGACTGGCCGCTGCTCAACGCCCTGCTCAACACCGCGTCGGGTGCGACCTGGGTATCGCTGCACCATGGCGGCGGCGTCGGCATGGGCTATAGCCAGCATAGCGGCATGGTGATCGTTGCCGACGGCACGGCGGAAGCGGCTGCGCGGCTGGAGCGGGTATTGTGGAACGACCCGGCCACCGGCGTGATGCGCCATGCCGATGCGGGCTACGAGATCGCGCGCGACTGTGCCCGTGACAAGGGCCTCGACCTGCCGGGGATATTGGGCTGA